The Neoasaia chiangmaiensis sequence TGCGTTGTTGAAGCTGATGACGGGATCGTTGCGTGTTGGTGCTTCGGCGAGGCTGGCGAAAACAGCCCTGGCCGAGATCGCGGGTATCGAACCTGATGACATCGAGGAGGTCTGGCACGGGCTGGAGCCGCCTTACACCGCGCTCTTCGCCTGGATCGAAGGTCGGGAAGCGCGGCCCGATCTTCAGGACGCGCCTGTTTTTCGACCGCCGATGTTGGCCCATCCGCTGGAGGAGGTCGATCTGGCCTCGCTCGATCCGGCGGACTGGCGCGCCGAGTGGAAGTGGGACGGCATTCGCGTTCAACTGGTGCGCACGCGCGGTGGCGCGCGTATCTACAGCCGTACCGCCGACGATATTGGCCTGGCTTTCCCCGAGATACTGGACGCCGTGGAGCGCCTGCCGGACGATGTGGTTCTTGACGGCGAATTGCTGGTCATGCGCGACGGCGAGCCGGCTCCTTTCTCCGACCTACAGCAACGGCTGAACCGGAAAGCGCCGACTGGCGCGATGTTGAAAGACATGCCGACTGGCGTAAGGCTCTACGACATTCTTTTCGACAGCGATAATGACGTTCGTGGTCTGCCGTTCGACGAGCGCCGTCGGCGACTGGAAATGTGGTTCGAACGCAATGCGCCGCAGCGGATGGACCTGTCACCCCTGATCGCATTCGAGGATTTCAGCCAGCTGGAACGACATCGTGAGGACGCGCGCGCGGCCTCCATCGAAGGGTTGATGCTCAAGCGGGGCGATAGTGCGTATCTGCCCGGTCGTCCGAAAGGACCGTGGTGGAAGTGGAAGCGCGCGCCGCTGACGGTCGATGCCGTGATGATGTATGCGCAGCGCGGCCACGGCAAACGCAGCAGCTACTACTCGGACTACACCTTCGGGCTTTGGCGCGAAAACGCCGATGGTGAGGAGGAACTCGTGCCGATCGGCAAGGCCTATTTCGGCTTCACCGATCAGGAACTGGCTTTCCTGGACCGGTGGGTGCGGCATCATACGGTCGGCCGGTTCGGTCCGGTGCGCGAGGTGGAAAAGTCGCTCGTGCTGGAAATCGCCTTCGATGCGGCGCAACTTTCCGCCCGTCACAAAAGCGGGGTCGCGTTGCGTTTCCCACGCGTTGCAAGGATACGGACCGACAAGCCTGCGGCGGAGGCGGACCGTCTCGCGGCATTCATGCGGGCCTATCTTGGCGACACCAGCGCGCCGACAGGGCCATGACTCCAGCGCGTGTTCGGGCACTTTCGCATGCTTAATGAATGAACCGCGCGGGTCGAGGCTTTTACGTGTGGAATGAAAGTGCTACGGGCAGCCTTCATGATCCGTCCCCTCATTGCCGTGCTGAACGGTCCGAACCTGAATATGCTTGGTCTCCGCCAGCCGGAGGTTTACGGCCATGCGACGCTGGACGATCTGGAGCAGGTGTGCATCCAGGCGGCCGAGCGGCTCGACGTTGCCATCGATTTTCGTCAGACGAACATCGAAGGCGAGCTGATATCCTGGATCCAGGAATGCCGGGGACGGGCACGTGGGATCGTGATTAATCCGGCGGCTTACGGTCATACCTCCATCGCTTTGCTCGACGCATTGCTGGCGGCGGGACTTCCGACGGTCGAGGTACATATATCCAACATTCATCGCCGCGACGCCTTTCGCCACCACACCTACACGTCGCAGGCCGCCATCGGCGTGATCTGCGGGTTCGGCGTGCGTGGCTATGCCCTGGCGTTGCAGGCCCTTTACGACATGATTGAGGACGAGGACGAACGATGAGCCGTATGCTCGTGGACGCGGATGCCATCCGGGCATTGGCTGATATTCTGACCGAAACCGGGCTGACCGAGATCGAGATCGCGGAAAAGGACAACCGTATCCGCGTCGTGCGGGGCGGCTCGGTCGTTCACACGGCGGCGCCCGCCCCGATTGCGGCAGCGCCGGCGGGCACGCCGACACCGGCGGCCGCGCCCGTCGACCCGGCCAAGCATCCCGGCGCCGTCAACAGCCCGATGGTCGGCATCGCCTACCTGACGCCCGATCCCTCCGCGCCGCCGTTCGTGTCCGAAGGGCAGAGCGTTACCGCAGGCCAGACGATCATGCTGATCGAGGCCATGAAGACCTTCAACCAGATCAAGGCGCCGCGCGCCGGCACGCTGACCCGCTTTCTCGTGACGAGCGGCGATCCGGTCGAGTTTGGCGAAGCGCTGGCCATCATCGAATAGGCGCAGGCTCCCGATGTTTTCCAAGATCCTCATCGCCAATCGAGGCGAAATCGCGCTGCGCATCCAACGCGCATGCCGTGAACTGGGCATTGCGACGGTCGCCGTGCATTCGACTGCCGACGCTGATGCGATGCATGTTCGCCTCGCCGATGAGGCAGTCTGCATCGGACCGCCCTCGTCCCGGGAATCGTATCTGAACGTCGCCGCGATCATGTCGGCGGCGACCATCACGGGCGCGGATGCCATCCATCCCGGCTACGGCTTCCTGTCGGAAAATGCCGACTTCGCCGAAACGGTGGAAGAACACGGGCTGGCCTTCATCGGGCCGACCGCCCAGCACATCCGCATGATGGGCGACAAGATCACCGCCAAGACGACGATGAAGGCGCTTGGCGTGCCGCTGGTGCCGGGTTCCGACGGCGCGCTGCGATCGATCGACGAAGCGCGCGAAGTTGCCGATCGTGTCGGCTATCCCGTGCTCATCAAGGCGGCTGCCGGTGGCGGCGGGCGTGGCATGAAGGTTGCGCAGACAGAAGCCGAGATCGAGGAAGCCTGGAGCGTGGCGCGCACGGAAGCACGCGCCGCTTTCGGCAACGACGAGGTCTACCTCGAGAAATATCTCGACAAGCCTCGCCACATCGAGTTGCAGATCCTCGCCGACACGCATGGGAACGTCGTGCATTTCGGCGAACGCGACTGTTCGTTGCAGCGCCGTCACCAGAAACTGCTCGAAGAGGCCGGCTCGCCTGTCCTGTCTACGGCGGAGCGGGATGCCATCGGCGAAACCGCGACGGCCGCGCTGAAGAAAATGGGTTATCGCAACGCCGGCACGCTGGAGTTCCTGTATCAGGACGGTCAGTTCTGCTTCATCGAGATGAACACGCGTCTGCAGGTCGAACATCCGGTGACGGAAATGGTCTGTGACGTCGATCTCGTGCGTGAGCAGATCCGCGTCGCGGCGGGGCAGGCATTGGGATACGAGCAGGCCGATATCCGTTTCAGTGGACATGCCATCGAATGCCGCATCAACGCTGAAGATCCTGAAACTTTCCTGCCCAACCCCGGGACCATTCAGGTTTTCCACGCACCGGGCGGGCTGGGTGTTCGAATCGATAGTGCCATTTATGCCGGCTATCGAGTGCCACCCTATTATGACAGCATGATCGCGAAGCTGATCGTGCACGCCCCGACGCGTGCGGAAGCTATCGCGCGCATGCAGCGTGCGCTGGAGGAATGCGTTGTCGAAGGTGTGAAGACCGTCATACCGTTGCATCGCAAGATTCTGGCCGACCCGCAGTTCCAGCGTGGTGACTATACGATCCACTGGCTGGAACGCTTCGTTGATTCGCTGAAATAGGACGTCGCCATGCTCTATGCCGAAACCCTGATCGTGCAGTGTGCACCCGGCAAGATGGGTGGGGTTTTGGCAGCGCTTCGTCCTCATGTCGAAAGAGCGGGTCTTGGGTGCTGGACGAACGAATTCGGGACGTTGAACCGGATCACACTGTTTCGCACCTCTGAAACCCTCTCGTTTTTCGATGAAACGCCTATTCTCGGTGCGACAGACTTGCCGGCGGGAACAGGCGGCACGGACCGCACGCGCTGGCGTGTTGTTGGCGATGGCGTCCTTCCGCCTGGCCAACATGGTCCGATCTATGAATGGCGCTGCTATGACGTGGCGACCTCGCGCATGGCTGACATGACGGCGGGATTCCTGTCGGCATTGCCGCGCCGTCTGGCATTGTCCTCACTTTTTGCGGTGATGGAATCGCTCGATGGCGCCGCGCGCTTCTGTCATATCTGGCCCTATGAAAGCCTGGCCCAGCGCACCGATATCCGCCGTCAGGCAACGGAGGCGGGCATCTGGCCACCTGCCGGCGCCGCCGACAATCTGACGGCCATGTGCAGCGAAATCATCTTGTCGGCGGATTTTTCGGCTTATCGCTGACCTGTCCTGCGGGCCTGGAAGAGCACCGGCCGATTTGAAACTCGCCGTTTGTTCCTGGCGGCGTTCTGACTGTTGGATCGCTGACGGTGAAAGGCGCGATATTGCCGGTCCTGTCGGCCATATCGCGCTCGGTAACTGTTATTGTGGAGCGGGGACGGCGGGGCGGAAGGCCTCCGGAACGAGTTTCTGAATGGGCTCCTTCTGGAGTTCCAGCTTCAGGGTATCGACAGCCTTCATCAGTTGCTGGTCGTCGCCGTTGAATGTCGCATGCGGCATGTTTTCGACGACGACATCCGGTTCGACGCCGTGGTTCTCGACAAGCCAATGCCCGTTGAGATCGAAATACGGATTTTCGGCAGTGCGAGCCATGCCCTTGTCGATCAAGCGGTCACTATCCGAAAGCCAGACGCCAGCGCCGGCGGTTCGCATGCCGATCAGCGGGGCGATGTGGAGCGACTTGATGCCCTGCGAGAAAGTCTCACCATCGGAATAGGTGAATTCATCGCAGATAACGACGATGTGCCCGCGGAAAGACTGCTGCATGTTGACGGCCGGCGCATTATTGTAGCGTCCCCAGAACATCCATGGGCGTCGCAGCAGGTTGGACAGCACCCAGGAATCGATATTGCCACCCATATTACGGCGGACATCGATGACGATACCGTCCTTGTCGAGATTGGCGTAGAAATCCCGCGCGAAGCTTGCGATATCGGGGTCGGTCATCGCACGCAGATGCAGATAGCCGATGCGACCGTTACTGGCTTTCTCGACGGCCTGGGCGCGCCCCAGTTCCCAGTCGCCATAACGAAGGTTCGATTCCTGACGCGCGCTTGTCGCGACCACGACGGTTCGAATCTCCTTTCCGTTGCGACGCAACGTCAGCAGGACCTGCCGCCCCGCCTGATCGGCCAGAACATCGGACAGGTCGGGCGCGCCGACGACGTTCTGCCCGTTGACGGCGACGATCAGGTCTCCGTTACGCGCATCCACCCCAGGTGCCAGCAACGGGGAAAGCTGATCCGGCAGGTCGGGATCGCCGGCATCGATATGCGTGATGCGGAAGCCGTCGTTTTCCTTCGCCAGATGCGCGCCGAGACCTGCGATCAGATCGCCTGAGGGGCGTTGATCCACGTCGGCGGGCCTGAGCTGTGAATGCAGCGCACCCAGTTCGCCGACCATCTGACCCAGCAGATCGTCGAGATCGGACCGGTCGCTCAGGCGGGCCACAAGCGGCCGGTAGCGCGCGCGGATCGAATCCCAGTTCACGCCCAGCAGGTTGCGGTCGTAGAAATGATCGCGGCGCAGGCGCCATGCGTCGTCGAACATCTCGGCCCATTCAGCGCCAGGATCGATCCGCAAGCGGAGATCGTCGAGCTTGATGCCATTCTGCGCGGTATCCGTCGGCAGCTTCGCGCCGGTAGGCACAAGCAGCAGGCTGGGCGGTGCGTCGTTGGGCGTATGCTTCCGCAGCAGCATCGTCTTGCCGTCCGGCGTGATCTCGAAATGTTCGACCGACGGGGCAAACGTCTCGATCTTGTGGGCTTCGTTGTCGATATGAATGGATTTGAGCGGATTGGCGTCGTCCGTCCCGTCCAAGACGAACAGGAATTCGTCCGACGCATCGAGTGACTGATAGTCGCCGGAGGGAACGGGGACCTTATAGAGCCGTTCCGGCAGACCGGCCGTGACGATGGACGCGGGCTTGGTCTTCTTGTCGTTCTTGTCCGTTGACGCGGGCTTTTCCGGTGGCGGCGCGTCGAGTTCCGTGCGTGGCTGGAACGGAAACTTTTCATTCGGCTGGAGCGCGAGCGCGTAGATGCCGGTGCGCTTCGGGAAGGCTGGTCCCATATTGCGATCGCCCCATGGCGAGTCGTTGGCGAGATTGAATGTCCTGTCCGACAGGAACCAGAGCCAGTGGCCATCGGGGCTGAAGCGTGGGGCATACGATTCGTATTTGCCGTCGGTCAGCCAGAGAATCTTGCCATCGCCCACCGTGTAGAGCGCCATCTGCCGCCGGATATTGTCGGCGCGCGTGCGAACGAACACCAGCGCCTGACTGTCCGAAGACCATGTTGCGGTGTCGTAGGTGTTCGTGCCGTCCTTCGTGGCATCGTCGATGACGCGGTCTGTGCCGCTTGCGATGTCCAAGATGGAAAGGCGACCGAACAGATCCGTATGCGCGATACGCTTGCCGTCGGGAGATATATACAGGCCGGTGGGCTCGGTATGCCCACCATGCGTCAGTTGCGTGCCATGACCATCGCCGTTGGTCGGGAAGCGCCAGATTTCGGATTCACCGGATGCGTCACTGAAGGCGTAGACGGCCTGTCCATCGGGACTGACGACGGCGTGGCGCAAGCGGATGTTAGGCGCATCGGCGATCTGCACGCGTCGGCGGGGGCCGCTGCCGGCGAGGATGACATGCCCGCGGAAGGTCAGTGCGGCCAGTTGTCCGTTCGGCGCGAGCGCGATGTCGTTGAGGTAGCGGAAGGGGTGGGCCAGCCACTGGGGGCGCCGGGCGGCATCGTCCGTCGCGATGTCGATCGGCAGTTTCGCGGTCGTGCGACCGGCAAGGTCATAGGCAAAGAGATCGGCGCCAAGCTGGTAGACGATGCGGTCGTTCGCGAGACTCGCATCCTCGATGCCGAAGTCGATGTGATGCGTCAGTTGTTGCGGATCGGTGCCGTCAAGCGCGTAGCTCCACAGGTTATAACGACCGTTCTGATCGCTCACGACGACGAGGCGATCGCGCCAGAGCATGGGACGTCGCAGGTTGACGTCCTGAGGTCCGATGCGTTCGGCCTCATGACCACTTTGCAGATCGAAACGCCAAAGCTGTGACAACGCGCCGCCGCGATAGGCGCGCAGATGATCGCCACTGATGGCCGTGCCGAAACGTACGAAGTAGATCCAGCGACCGTCGGGACTGAGGGCTGCGTCGTTGGCGTCGGCCAACGGATAGACGTGCCGGGCCAGCGTGGCGGGGTCGACACTGGCGACGATACGACTGAAGGCCGGTCCCGTGTCGGGCGTGGTGCTGTAGAGGATGCCCGCGTGGGCGTCCCAGCCGATCGGTCGCGGCGCGACACGCCCCGACAGGCTCTCGAACGTCACGCGTTTCGGCGTGCCGCCTGCGACGGGCATGACGTAGATTTCAGTCGGGCCGTCGAAGTCTGCGAGGAAGGCAACGTTGCGGCCATCCGGCGACAGCACCGGTTGTGGATCGACATGGGTATTGCTGGTCAGCCGGCTGGCCTGACCGCCCTGCGCCGGAGCGGTCCAGACCGATTGTTCCGCCTCGAAGGCCACCATCTGTGCCGCGGCGCTGGGACTGCGCAGGTAACCGGGGGAGGCGTTGGCGGCGGTAGCGAGGAACGAGAGAGCTGTCGTGCCGATCAGGAGGGTGGAAAATAAACGCATCAAGCAAGTCCGGAAGTGAGGCAATATCAAAAATATTGCCCAGATTGTTCCGCTTGTGAAGCGAGCAACGCCCCTTATGCTGCCGCCGCCGCCTTAAGCCCGCTCCCCGCGGCAAGCGGGCAGAGCAAGGCGGAGAGCGCCAGAAATGCACCGAGAAGATCGAATTCCACGGCGTAGGACAGATCGAACTCTCCGGCATAGGCGGCAGCTGCACCGAAAATCAGCACCGGCGTGGCCAGTGGGAGGACGAGCAGTGGCAGCAGGACACCGCCCCGGCGCGCGCCCAGCACAATGCCGGCCGCCATGCCGCCGATCAGGGACAGGATCGGCGTACCAAGCGCCAATCCGATAAGAAGCGGTGCCAGATCGTGCGGATGCAGGCCCAGCATGATGGCCATGGGCGCGGCGGCAATGAGCAGCGGCAAGCCGGTGGTCAACCAGTGGGCCGCGATCTTGCTGAGTGCGACGAGGGAGGGCGGGAGACCGAGGAGCAGAAGCTGGTCCAGCGATCCGTCCTCCAGTTCCGAGCCGAACAGGCGGTCCAGCGGCAGCAATGTCGCCAGCAGGGCGCAGACCCAGACGACGCCCGGTGCCATGCGGCGCAGGAGATCGGCCGAGGGACCGAGTGCCAGAGGGAACAGGCTCCCGCAAAGCAGGAAAAACAGAAGCGCGGCCAATGTATCGGCCCCATGTCGCACAGCCAGGCGGATTTCACGGCCGACCAGGGCAAGCAGGGCGGCGATCATCGTTCGGGCACCATGTCGGGCGCGCGCAAGGCCAGGTGCCGTGGCGCGGGGAGCGGCAAGGGAACGTGTGTGGTGGCGATCACCATGCCGCCTCTGGCGCGATGGGTAGCCAGAAGGCCGCCGAGCTTTTCAACGGCAGCGGCGTCGAGTCCGAGGCTCGGCTCGTCCAGAAGCCAGAGGGCCGCGTCGGCCAGCAGCACGCGGGCGATTGCCGCGCGGCGCTTCTGCCCGGCGGAAAGCAGCCGGGCAGGGAGTTCGGCCAGAGGAAGGAGATCGACCTGGGCGAGCGCGGTATCCAGATCGGTGGCATTGAGCCGTGCGGTCAGGGTGAGGTTCTCGGCAACCGTCAGGCCCGGCTTCAACGCATCCTGATGGCCAAGGTAAGCCAGACGTGATGACGAGACGGGAGCCTCGTCTTCCCGCCAGCGAATCTTTCCGCCATCGAGACGGCGCAGACCGGCGAGAGTGCGCAACAGCGTGGATTTGCCGGCGCCGTTGGGGCCGGTCAGCAGCAGTGCCTCCCCGTCGTCGAGGTCGAAGCCGACATCGTCGAGCACCAGACGTTCACCGCGGATGACGACGATATTGCAGGCGGTCAGGCGGGCATGCGGGCGGAAGGAAAACTCTGGCATCGGCTTTCGTAAGCGTGTTGTTCCGGCCCTGTGCGGAGCGGCGGAGAGACTGTATAGAGGGCGAAAGCCGCCGGGCCAAATTCCCGGCATATGGACTGAGCGGAGGGATGGACATGCGCGCGACGGGACGGGATTCGTTGGGGGTGGCGCAAGACCTTGCGGTCGATGGCCGGTCGTATCGCATATTCTCCTTGCAGGCAGCCGCTTCCACACTTGGCGACCTCTCGCGACTGCCGGTCAGCCTGAAGATCCTGCTGGAAAACGTTCTTCGATTCGAGGATGGATCGAGCTATCGCGTCGAGGATGCGCAGGCGATCGCCGATTGGGTAAAGAACCGGCATTCGACGCAGGAAGTGCCGTTCAAGCCAGCGCGTATCCTGATGCAGGACTTCACGGGTGTTCCTGCCGTCGTCGATCTGGCGGCAATGCGCGACGGAATCGTCACGCTGGGCGGAGATGTCGAGCGCGTCAATCCGCTGGTGCCAGTCGATCTGGTGATCGACCATTCGGTGATGGTGGATGTGGCGGGCACGAAAGACGCACTGGAGCGCAACGTTGCCATCGAGTTCCAGCGTAACGCCGAACGCTACGCGTTCCTGCGCTGGGGCCAGGGCGCATTCGAGAATTTCCGCGTGGTGCCGCCGGGGGCGGGCATCTGCCATCAGGTCAACCTCGAGTATCTTGCCCAGGCCGTCTGGACAGCACATGTCGATGGCCGGGATTATGCCTATCCCGACACGCTCTATGGCACGGACAGCCATACGACCATGGTCAACGGCATGGGCGTGCTGGGCTGGGGCGTGGGCGGTATCGAAGCCGAGGCGGCAATGCTGGGCCAGCCGATCGCCATGCTGATCCCGGACGTGGTGGGCGTACGGCTCGATGGCTTGCTGCCGGAAGGCGCGACAGCCACCGACCTGGTCCTGACGATCACGCAGATGTTGCGCAAGGAAGGCGTGGTCGGCAAATTCGTGGAATTCTACGGACCGGCACTCGATCGCCTGCCGGTTGCCGACCGCGCGACGATCGCCAACATGGCACCGGAATATGGTGCGACCTGCGGCTTCTTCCCGGTCGATGCGCTGACGCTCGACTATCTGCACCAGACCGGCCGTGACGAACATCGTATCCGCCTGACGGAATCCTATCTGCGCGCGCAGGGGATGTTCCGCGATGCCAATATGCCCGAGCCGGTGTTTTCGACCACCTTGTCGCTGGATCTCGGAACCATCGTGCCGTCTCTCGCCGGGCCGAAGCGCCCTCAGGACCGTGTGGACCTGAAGAGCGCCGCCGACGCCTTCGAGCATGCATTGACGGACGGGCTTGGTGTCAAGCCGGAGCAGCGTGAACGCCGCGTTCCGGTAGCGGGTGCGGATTATGACCTCGGTCATGGCGATGTCGTCATTGCCGCGATCACCTCGTGTACCAACACCTCCAATCCCGCCGTTCTGGTGGCAGCCGGTCTTGTCGCGCGGAAGGCGCGCGCGCTGGGTCTTGCGCCCAAGCCGTGGGTCAAGACGTCGCTTGCGCCGGGATCGCAGGTGGTTACGGATTATCTGGACCGAGCCGGGTTGTCGGCCGATCTGGACGCGCTGGGTTTCGAGACGGTCGGCTACGGATGCACGACGTGCATCGGCAATTCCGGCCCCCTGGCCCAGCCGCTGGTGGATGCCATCGAAGGCAACGGGCTTGTTGCGACCTCGGTGCTGTCCGGCAATCGCAATTTCGAAGGACGCATTTCGCCGAACGTGCGCGCCAACTATCTTGCAAGTCCGCCGCTGGTCGTCGCCTATGCGCTTCTGGGCACGATGCGCGCCGATATCACGACGGTGCCCCTCGGTGTCTCGAGCGATGAGCGCGACGTTTTCCTGCGCGATATCTGGCCGAGCAACGAGGAAGTTGCGGCGCTGGTCGGTTCTTCCCTGACGCGCGAGAGCTTCCTCGACCGCTATGGCCGGATCAGCGAAGGCACGCAGCACTGGCAGGAACTGGCCGTTGCGGACGATGCGCGGCAGTTCGATTGGTCGCCGGGTTCGACATACATTCAGAATCCACCGTATTTCGAGGGGCTGACGCTTCAGCCCGGCGGGACGAGCGATATTGTCGGTGCACGGATTCTGGCGCTACTCGGCGATAACATTACGACCGATCACATCTCTCCGGCGGGCGCGATCAAGCCGTCCTCACCGGCCGGGCGTTATCTGAGCGAACATCAGGTCGCCGTGGCGGACTATAATTCCT is a genomic window containing:
- the ccmA gene encoding heme ABC exporter ATP-binding protein CcmA, which translates into the protein MPEFSFRPHARLTACNIVVIRGERLVLDDVGFDLDDGEALLLTGPNGAGKSTLLRTLAGLRRLDGGKIRWREDEAPVSSSRLAYLGHQDALKPGLTVAENLTLTARLNATDLDTALAQVDLLPLAELPARLLSAGQKRRAAIARVLLADAALWLLDEPSLGLDAAAVEKLGGLLATHRARGGMVIATTHVPLPLPAPRHLALRAPDMVPER
- a CDS encoding S41 family peptidase translates to MRLFSTLLIGTTALSFLATAANASPGYLRSPSAAAQMVAFEAEQSVWTAPAQGGQASRLTSNTHVDPQPVLSPDGRNVAFLADFDGPTEIYVMPVAGGTPKRVTFESLSGRVAPRPIGWDAHAGILYSTTPDTGPAFSRIVASVDPATLARHVYPLADANDAALSPDGRWIYFVRFGTAISGDHLRAYRGGALSQLWRFDLQSGHEAERIGPQDVNLRRPMLWRDRLVVVSDQNGRYNLWSYALDGTDPQQLTHHIDFGIEDASLANDRIVYQLGADLFAYDLAGRTTAKLPIDIATDDAARRPQWLAHPFRYLNDIALAPNGQLAALTFRGHVILAGSGPRRRVQIADAPNIRLRHAVVSPDGQAVYAFSDASGESEIWRFPTNGDGHGTQLTHGGHTEPTGLYISPDGKRIAHTDLFGRLSILDIASGTDRVIDDATKDGTNTYDTATWSSDSQALVFVRTRADNIRRQMALYTVGDGKILWLTDGKYESYAPRFSPDGHWLWFLSDRTFNLANDSPWGDRNMGPAFPKRTGIYALALQPNEKFPFQPRTELDAPPPEKPASTDKNDKKTKPASIVTAGLPERLYKVPVPSGDYQSLDASDEFLFVLDGTDDANPLKSIHIDNEAHKIETFAPSVEHFEITPDGKTMLLRKHTPNDAPPSLLLVPTGAKLPTDTAQNGIKLDDLRLRIDPGAEWAEMFDDAWRLRRDHFYDRNLLGVNWDSIRARYRPLVARLSDRSDLDDLLGQMVGELGALHSQLRPADVDQRPSGDLIAGLGAHLAKENDGFRITHIDAGDPDLPDQLSPLLAPGVDARNGDLIVAVNGQNVVGAPDLSDVLADQAGRQVLLTLRRNGKEIRTVVVATSARQESNLRYGDWELGRAQAVEKASNGRIGYLHLRAMTDPDIASFARDFYANLDKDGIVIDVRRNMGGNIDSWVLSNLLRRPWMFWGRYNNAPAVNMQQSFRGHIVVICDEFTYSDGETFSQGIKSLHIAPLIGMRTAGAGVWLSDSDRLIDKGMARTAENPYFDLNGHWLVENHGVEPDVVVENMPHATFNGDDQQLMKAVDTLKLELQKEPIQKLVPEAFRPAVPAPQ
- the aroQ gene encoding type II 3-dehydroquinate dehydratase, which codes for MIRPLIAVLNGPNLNMLGLRQPEVYGHATLDDLEQVCIQAAERLDVAIDFRQTNIEGELISWIQECRGRARGIVINPAAYGHTSIALLDALLAAGLPTVEVHISNIHRRDAFRHHTYTSQAAIGVICGFGVRGYALALQALYDMIEDEDER
- a CDS encoding cisplatin damage response ATP-dependent DNA ligase — protein: MIAFAALLERLTFTPSRNAKLAILRDYFVSAPDPDRGFALAAMAGALSFKAAKPAMIRELTMRRVDPVLFEWSYDYVGDLAETVALIWPPGELRPNRPPPGVGEVVEALHTTPKAALPDLLADWLDASDASVRYALLKLMTGSLRVGASARLAKTALAEIAGIEPDDIEEVWHGLEPPYTALFAWIEGREARPDLQDAPVFRPPMLAHPLEEVDLASLDPADWRAEWKWDGIRVQLVRTRGGARIYSRTADDIGLAFPEILDAVERLPDDVVLDGELLVMRDGEPAPFSDLQQRLNRKAPTGAMLKDMPTGVRLYDILFDSDNDVRGLPFDERRRRLEMWFERNAPQRMDLSPLIAFEDFSQLERHREDARAASIEGLMLKRGDSAYLPGRPKGPWWKWKRAPLTVDAVMMYAQRGHGKRSSYYSDYTFGLWRENADGEEELVPIGKAYFGFTDQELAFLDRWVRHHTVGRFGPVREVEKSLVLEIAFDAAQLSARHKSGVALRFPRVARIRTDKPAAEADRLAAFMRAYLGDTSAPTGP
- a CDS encoding acetyl-CoA carboxylase biotin carboxyl carrier protein → MSRMLVDADAIRALADILTETGLTEIEIAEKDNRIRVVRGGSVVHTAAPAPIAAAPAGTPTPAAAPVDPAKHPGAVNSPMVGIAYLTPDPSAPPFVSEGQSVTAGQTIMLIEAMKTFNQIKAPRAGTLTRFLVTSGDPVEFGEALAIIE
- the ccmB gene encoding heme exporter protein CcmB, whose protein sequence is MIAALLALVGREIRLAVRHGADTLAALLFFLLCGSLFPLALGPSADLLRRMAPGVVWVCALLATLLPLDRLFGSELEDGSLDQLLLLGLPPSLVALSKIAAHWLTTGLPLLIAAAPMAIMLGLHPHDLAPLLIGLALGTPILSLIGGMAAGIVLGARRGGVLLPLLVLPLATPVLIFGAAAAYAGEFDLSYAVEFDLLGAFLALSALLCPLAAGSGLKAAAAA
- the accC gene encoding acetyl-CoA carboxylase biotin carboxylase subunit, which produces MFSKILIANRGEIALRIQRACRELGIATVAVHSTADADAMHVRLADEAVCIGPPSSRESYLNVAAIMSAATITGADAIHPGYGFLSENADFAETVEEHGLAFIGPTAQHIRMMGDKITAKTTMKALGVPLVPGSDGALRSIDEAREVADRVGYPVLIKAAAGGGGRGMKVAQTEAEIEEAWSVARTEARAAFGNDEVYLEKYLDKPRHIELQILADTHGNVVHFGERDCSLQRRHQKLLEEAGSPVLSTAERDAIGETATAALKKMGYRNAGTLEFLYQDGQFCFIEMNTRLQVEHPVTEMVCDVDLVREQIRVAAGQALGYEQADIRFSGHAIECRINAEDPETFLPNPGTIQVFHAPGGLGVRIDSAIYAGYRVPPYYDSMIAKLIVHAPTRAEAIARMQRALEECVVEGVKTVIPLHRKILADPQFQRGDYTIHWLERFVDSLK
- a CDS encoding NIPSNAP family protein; the protein is MLYAETLIVQCAPGKMGGVLAALRPHVERAGLGCWTNEFGTLNRITLFRTSETLSFFDETPILGATDLPAGTGGTDRTRWRVVGDGVLPPGQHGPIYEWRCYDVATSRMADMTAGFLSALPRRLALSSLFAVMESLDGAARFCHIWPYESLAQRTDIRRQATEAGIWPPAGAADNLTAMCSEIILSADFSAYR
- the acnA gene encoding aconitate hydratase AcnA → MRATGRDSLGVAQDLAVDGRSYRIFSLQAAASTLGDLSRLPVSLKILLENVLRFEDGSSYRVEDAQAIADWVKNRHSTQEVPFKPARILMQDFTGVPAVVDLAAMRDGIVTLGGDVERVNPLVPVDLVIDHSVMVDVAGTKDALERNVAIEFQRNAERYAFLRWGQGAFENFRVVPPGAGICHQVNLEYLAQAVWTAHVDGRDYAYPDTLYGTDSHTTMVNGMGVLGWGVGGIEAEAAMLGQPIAMLIPDVVGVRLDGLLPEGATATDLVLTITQMLRKEGVVGKFVEFYGPALDRLPVADRATIANMAPEYGATCGFFPVDALTLDYLHQTGRDEHRIRLTESYLRAQGMFRDANMPEPVFSTTLSLDLGTIVPSLAGPKRPQDRVDLKSAADAFEHALTDGLGVKPEQRERRVPVAGADYDLGHGDVVIAAITSCTNTSNPAVLVAAGLVARKARALGLAPKPWVKTSLAPGSQVVTDYLDRAGLSADLDALGFETVGYGCTTCIGNSGPLAQPLVDAIEGNGLVATSVLSGNRNFEGRISPNVRANYLASPPLVVAYALLGTMRADITTVPLGVSSDERDVFLRDIWPSNEEVAALVGSSLTRESFLDRYGRISEGTQHWQELAVADDARQFDWSPGSTYIQNPPYFEGLTLQPGGTSDIVGARILALLGDNITTDHISPAGAIKPSSPAGRYLSEHQVAVADYNSYGSRRGNDRVMVRGTFANIRIRNEMVPGIEGGMSKHLPDGEVASIYEVAERYRAENVPLVVFGGKEYGMGSSRDWAAKGTRLLGIKAVIAESFERIHRSNLVGMGVLPLTFPEGVTRKTLGLDGSERITLSGLADISPRMNVVMTIERADGTTATADLLCRIDTIDEVAYYRHGGILPYVLRGMMDAG